Proteins encoded by one window of Blautia faecicola:
- a CDS encoding ABC transporter substrate-binding protein: protein MKRRGKAALCLGMAGVMAAGTMLSGCGKEEANGKVKIEVVQYKPEAVDVFEELEKKFNETHDNIELVIDSPNDAMTILKTRFIREDYPDIIGIGGDVNYSNFLDSDMLMDISDFDGLADVKEAYLQNDKELEYVPMDGTYALPYMANAAGVLYNRDMFEEHGWTIPTTWDEFTALCEKIEAEGIQPLYFGFKDSWTCLAPWNAIAVDLAPSDVCSEVNKGNTTFTDNYREVAEKEKALLTYAQDNPAAYGYNDACTAFAKGESAMFVIGSYAVPQIKSVNPDMNIDSFVFPASNNAEENVLNSGNDLQFSVMKNCKHKEEAYEVLRFFMEDENVQAYIDDQSAVPCKKGDFDLPSMLDGMKDYINEGKLVDYQDHHYPSEMSVDAMIQTYLLDDSDNATDKFLKKFDTEWVRYNRDLIQKVQDYEKENGSNN from the coding sequence ATGAAAAGACGTGGAAAAGCAGCGCTCTGTCTTGGAATGGCTGGTGTGATGGCAGCTGGAACCATGCTTTCCGGATGTGGAAAAGAGGAAGCAAACGGAAAAGTAAAGATTGAAGTTGTTCAGTACAAACCGGAAGCCGTAGATGTATTTGAAGAGCTGGAAAAGAAATTCAATGAGACACACGACAATATTGAACTGGTGATCGATTCCCCGAACGACGCCATGACCATTCTGAAAACCAGATTTATTCGTGAGGATTATCCGGATATTATCGGAATCGGTGGTGATGTAAACTACTCCAATTTCCTTGATTCTGATATGTTGATGGATATTTCTGATTTTGACGGGCTTGCAGATGTCAAAGAGGCATATCTGCAGAACGATAAGGAACTGGAATATGTACCGATGGACGGAACGTATGCACTGCCGTACATGGCAAACGCAGCCGGTGTTCTTTATAATAGAGATATGTTTGAGGAACATGGATGGACGATCCCGACGACCTGGGATGAATTTACCGCTCTGTGTGAGAAGATCGAAGCAGAAGGCATTCAGCCACTGTACTTCGGATTCAAGGATTCCTGGACCTGCCTGGCTCCGTGGAATGCGATCGCTGTAGATCTGGCTCCGTCTGATGTGTGTTCGGAGGTAAACAAAGGCAATACCACATTTACCGATAATTACAGAGAAGTGGCAGAGAAAGAAAAAGCACTTCTGACATATGCACAGGACAACCCGGCAGCGTACGGATACAACGATGCATGTACCGCATTTGCCAAAGGAGAATCTGCAATGTTTGTGATCGGAAGTTACGCTGTTCCGCAGATCAAATCGGTAAATCCGGATATGAATATCGATTCGTTCGTATTCCCTGCAAGCAACAATGCAGAGGAAAATGTTCTGAACTCCGGTAATGATTTACAGTTTTCTGTTATGAAAAACTGCAAACACAAAGAAGAAGCATATGAGGTACTGCGTTTCTTCATGGAAGATGAAAATGTACAGGCATACATCGATGATCAGAGTGCCGTACCGTGTAAAAAAGGTGATTTTGATCTGCCGTCTATGCTGGATGGTATGAAAGATTACATCAACGAGGGAAAACTGGTAGACTACCAGGATCACCACTATCCGAGTGAAATGTCTGTAGATGCGATGATCCAGACGTACCTGCTGGATGACAGCGACAATGCTACCGACAAATTCCTGAAAAAATTTGATACTGAGTGGGTTCGTTACAACCGTGATCTGATCCAGAAAGTACAGGATTACGAAAAAGAAAACGGAAGTAATAATTAG
- a CDS encoding N-acetylmuramoyl-L-alanine amidase encodes MAYKIVVDSGHGGEDPGAVYQGRQEKDDNLRLALEVGRLLEAGRQDVVYTRTTDVYQTPFEKAQIANREEADYFISIHRNSSPRSNQYQGVETLIYDKSGIKLEMAEAIDGALEDVGFRNLGVKERPGLVVLRRTNMPALLIEVGFINSEADNQLFDEKFSEIAEAIAEAILGTLDQETVEDPLLYRVQVGIFKNKENADRMNYELLDKGYPSYILQQDGYYKVQVGAFEQLGNAVLMEQRLRRDGYQTLITTR; translated from the coding sequence ATGGCATATAAGATTGTAGTGGACAGCGGACACGGAGGGGAGGATCCGGGTGCGGTCTATCAGGGCAGACAAGAAAAGGATGACAATCTGAGACTGGCGTTGGAAGTGGGAAGGCTTCTGGAGGCAGGCAGACAGGATGTGGTGTATACGAGAACCACAGATGTCTATCAGACACCGTTTGAAAAAGCACAGATTGCCAACCGGGAAGAAGCCGATTATTTTATCTCGATCCACAGAAATTCCAGTCCGAGATCGAATCAGTACCAGGGCGTGGAGACGCTGATCTACGATAAATCAGGGATCAAACTGGAGATGGCGGAGGCCATTGACGGGGCGCTGGAAGATGTGGGATTTCGGAATCTTGGCGTGAAAGAGCGGCCGGGGCTTGTGGTACTGCGAAGAACAAATATGCCGGCGCTTCTGATTGAAGTGGGCTTTATCAACAGCGAAGCGGATAACCAGTTGTTCGATGAAAAATTTTCAGAAATCGCAGAAGCCATTGCGGAAGCGATTCTTGGCACGCTGGATCAGGAGACGGTGGAAGATCCGTTGTTGTACCGGGTACAGGTGGGGATATTTAAGAACAAAGAAAATGCAGACCGGATGAATTATGAACTGCTGGATAAGGGATATCCGTCTTATATCTTACAGCAGGACGGATATTATAAAGTGCAGGTCGGGGCTTTCGAACAGCTCGGCAATGCCGTTTTGATGGAACAGAGGCTCCGGCGGGACGGATATCAGACGTTGATCACGACCCGGTAG
- a CDS encoding BlaI/MecI/CopY family transcriptional regulator: protein MQTLTRKEEQIMQAVWQIGHPCLISEILKKDTTLKRNTVAPGIITLTKKGYLKVDSIGKSMTRTGRAYAPIVTQHAYDEQQKLIQCVVDSQTTKDGILNYIQLLIDTNQADDAFRANLKEKIEK from the coding sequence ATGCAGACACTAACCCGCAAAGAAGAGCAGATTATGCAGGCTGTATGGCAGATCGGTCATCCCTGTCTGATCTCAGAGATTCTGAAAAAGGATACCACGCTCAAAAGAAACACCGTAGCACCCGGTATCATCACGCTTACCAAAAAAGGATATCTGAAAGTAGATTCCATCGGAAAATCCATGACCCGTACCGGAAGAGCGTATGCACCGATTGTTACCCAGCATGCTTATGATGAACAGCAGAAACTGATTCAGTGTGTCGTAGACAGTCAGACAACGAAAGACGGAATTCTGAATTATATTCAGTTACTGATCGACACGAACCAGGCAGACGATGCCTTCAGAGCTAATTTAAAAGAAAAGATTGAGAAATAG
- a CDS encoding carbohydrate ABC transporter permease, with protein MSKKTNNQTAKVNWPITILLIIGCLTVFFPLYMAVIIAFKQPSEMTNDIAGALAFPKTWSFANFAEAMKVTDFWHSLGNSLLLTIVTVILAILIHSLAGYAIGRSMANKKFYNFAYLYIVSGMFVPFAILMMPLVKQTAQLGIANRVGVIVLYVVFFMPMNILLYSGYLKNIPLALEEAARVDGATTWSTYWNIIFPIMKPMHATVAVLTAMSTWNDVMTPLVIMSGTGKNTLPLAQLNFQTQFGTNYNLAFASYLLALLPILIFYLICQKQIINGVVNGAVK; from the coding sequence ATGAGTAAGAAAACAAATAATCAGACAGCAAAAGTTAACTGGCCGATTACTATTTTACTGATCATCGGCTGCCTCACTGTGTTTTTCCCTCTGTATATGGCAGTGATCATTGCGTTCAAACAGCCGTCTGAGATGACAAACGATATCGCGGGAGCACTTGCATTTCCGAAAACCTGGAGTTTTGCAAACTTTGCGGAAGCGATGAAAGTAACCGATTTCTGGCATTCTCTGGGAAACAGTTTACTGCTTACGATCGTGACCGTGATCCTCGCTATCCTGATCCATTCTCTGGCAGGATATGCGATCGGAAGAAGCATGGCAAATAAAAAGTTTTATAATTTTGCATATCTGTATATTGTAAGCGGTATGTTTGTTCCGTTTGCGATCCTGATGATGCCGCTGGTAAAACAGACGGCACAGCTTGGAATCGCCAACCGTGTTGGTGTGATCGTACTGTATGTGGTATTCTTTATGCCGATGAATATTCTGTTATATTCCGGTTATCTGAAGAATATCCCGCTGGCGCTTGAAGAGGCAGCCCGTGTGGACGGAGCTACCACCTGGAGCACTTACTGGAACATTATTTTCCCGATCATGAAACCGATGCATGCGACCGTTGCGGTACTGACTGCGATGAGTACCTGGAACGATGTCATGACTCCGCTGGTTATCATGTCCGGAACAGGAAAAAATACGTTACCACTGGCGCAGTTAAACTTCCAGACTCAGTTCGGAACTAATTATAACCTGGCATTCGCCTCTTATCTGCTGGCGTTGCTGCCGATCCTGATCTTCTATCTGATCTGCCAGAAACAGATTATCAACGGTGTAGTAAACGGCGCAGTAAAATAA
- a CDS encoding TIGR03915 family putative DNA repair protein, whose product MYCFTCKEDFESMMTCIYRVWEAKKGRQNVRLEIEPVEQMELLTEYIHVEMDPELAQKVIRSIRTKISAHAYYQIYLAAMSIDPGRLDAIYRFLRLGFAVGGQVTEYLREEPVMRIFELSRQVANERHYFYEFLRFARIEPDIYVAHMKPKGNVAALVAEHFADRMPSEDWMIIDDGRCLGVIHPKDEPFYVTEFREEEMERLCQTEKQEDLYTQMWKEFFHTIAVEKRENPVCQRNLFPLRYRKHVTEFL is encoded by the coding sequence ATGTATTGTTTTACCTGTAAAGAAGATTTTGAGAGTATGATGACCTGTATCTATCGGGTGTGGGAGGCGAAAAAGGGAAGACAGAATGTCAGGCTGGAGATCGAACCGGTGGAACAGATGGAACTGCTGACTGAATATATCCATGTGGAGATGGATCCGGAGCTGGCACAGAAGGTGATTCGATCTATCCGGACAAAAATATCTGCGCATGCATATTATCAGATCTATCTGGCAGCCATGAGCATTGATCCCGGGCGACTGGATGCGATTTATCGGTTCCTGCGGCTTGGGTTTGCCGTCGGAGGGCAAGTGACCGAGTATCTGAGAGAAGAACCTGTGATGCGGATTTTTGAACTGAGTCGGCAGGTGGCAAATGAAAGACACTATTTTTATGAATTCCTGCGATTTGCGAGAATCGAACCGGATATTTATGTCGCGCATATGAAACCGAAAGGAAATGTGGCGGCGCTGGTAGCAGAACATTTTGCGGACCGGATGCCATCGGAAGACTGGATGATCATCGATGATGGGCGGTGTCTGGGCGTGATCCATCCGAAAGATGAGCCGTTTTACGTTACGGAATTCCGGGAAGAGGAGATGGAGCGGCTTTGCCAGACGGAAAAACAGGAAGATCTTTACACGCAGATGTGGAAAGAATTTTTTCACACGATTGCAGTGGAAAAGAGGGAGAATCCGGTATGCCAGAGAAATCTGTTTCCGTTACGTTACAGAAAACATGTGACGGAGTTTTTATAA
- a CDS encoding MGDG synthase family glycosyltransferase, with translation MKILILSCNTGEGHNSAGRAVKEYLELQGHQVVMEDMMLLKGARTSKAVGGAYVGIVKHCPLLFGLGYRLGGWVSSDKRKSPVYYTCSLLEGTLQRYLEQNRFDAIVTPHLYPAETLTAMKKKGWLKIPVVAIGTDYTCIPFWEETDCDYYVIPHEDLIDEFAKRGVPREKLLPWGIPVRQNFMKEWDKREARKICHIPQESKSYLVMGGSMGFGKIQIFVLELARRMEADENMVVICGNNKKLETLLKRELVHRKNVRVLGYTDQVAAYMAACDVIFTKPGGLSSTEAAVMGIPMVHTNPIPGCETKNVEFFQKHGMSIGKRSFVGQVRAGEKLLEREKLRVEMQEAQKKNSRPEAAERICKLLEELIGKANEMID, from the coding sequence ATGAAGATATTGATATTATCCTGTAATACCGGCGAGGGACACAATTCCGCCGGTCGGGCGGTGAAAGAATATCTGGAATTACAGGGACATCAGGTGGTTATGGAAGATATGATGCTTCTGAAAGGAGCGCGGACATCGAAAGCAGTGGGCGGAGCCTATGTGGGGATCGTGAAACATTGTCCGTTGTTATTCGGTCTGGGTTACCGGCTGGGTGGATGGGTTTCTTCGGATAAGAGGAAGTCACCAGTATATTATACCTGCAGTCTTCTGGAGGGAACGTTACAACGGTATCTGGAGCAGAACAGGTTTGATGCCATTGTAACTCCACATCTGTATCCGGCGGAGACTCTGACAGCGATGAAGAAAAAAGGCTGGCTGAAGATCCCGGTGGTGGCGATCGGAACGGATTATACCTGTATTCCTTTCTGGGAGGAGACAGACTGCGATTATTATGTGATTCCGCATGAAGATCTGATTGATGAGTTTGCAAAGCGGGGGGTTCCGAGAGAAAAACTTCTTCCGTGGGGGATTCCGGTACGGCAGAACTTTATGAAAGAATGGGATAAGAGGGAAGCAAGAAAAATCTGTCATATTCCACAGGAGAGTAAAAGTTATCTGGTGATGGGCGGCAGTATGGGATTTGGAAAGATCCAGATCTTTGTGCTGGAACTTGCCCGCAGGATGGAAGCAGATGAGAACATGGTGGTCATCTGTGGAAATAATAAAAAGCTGGAAACACTTTTAAAACGGGAACTGGTTCATCGAAAGAATGTGAGAGTCCTCGGGTATACGGATCAGGTGGCGGCTTACATGGCAGCCTGTGATGTGATTTTCACGAAACCCGGGGGACTCAGCAGCACGGAAGCAGCTGTGATGGGGATTCCGATGGTACATACGAATCCGATTCCGGGATGTGAGACGAAAAATGTGGAATTCTTCCAGAAACATGGCATGTCTATCGGAAAACGTTCGTTTGTCGGACAGGTGCGCGCGGGAGAAAAACTTCTGGAGCGAGAAAAACTGCGCGTGGAGATGCAGGAAGCACAGAAAAAGAACAGTAGACCGGAGGCGGCAGAGCGTATCTGTAAACTTTTGGAAGAGCTGATCGGTAAAGCGAATGAAATGATAGACTAG
- a CDS encoding IMP cyclohydrolase, translating into MKMISLEQELKGNLYPGRGIVIGRSADGTKAVAAYFIMGRSENSRNRVFVEEGQGIRTQAFDPSKLVDPSLIIYAPVRVLGNKTIVTNGDQTDTIYEGMDRQLTFEQSLTSREFEPDAPNYTPRISGVMHIENGVFDYAMSILKSNNGNPDSCNRYTFSYGTALAGEGHFIHTYMGDGNPLPSFEGEPKLVAIPDEIDGFTSLLWESLNEENKVSLFVRYINIADGTYETRIVNKNK; encoded by the coding sequence ATGAAGATGATATCATTGGAACAGGAACTGAAAGGAAATTTATACCCAGGAAGAGGAATTGTAATTGGCAGATCTGCAGACGGAACCAAAGCAGTTGCAGCCTATTTCATCATGGGAAGAAGTGAGAACAGCAGAAACCGTGTCTTTGTAGAAGAAGGACAGGGAATCCGCACCCAGGCCTTTGATCCTTCCAAACTGGTGGATCCGAGTCTTATTATCTATGCACCGGTACGCGTGCTGGGCAATAAAACCATCGTAACCAACGGAGACCAGACAGATACCATTTATGAAGGAATGGACAGACAGCTGACATTTGAGCAGTCTCTGACATCCAGAGAATTTGAACCGGATGCGCCGAATTATACCCCTCGGATCTCCGGTGTAATGCACATCGAAAACGGAGTATTTGATTATGCAATGTCCATCTTAAAAAGCAACAACGGCAATCCGGATTCCTGCAACCGTTACACATTCTCTTATGGAACCGCACTTGCAGGAGAAGGACATTTTATTCATACGTATATGGGCGATGGCAATCCGCTGCCAAGTTTTGAGGGCGAACCGAAACTCGTGGCAATCCCGGATGAGATCGATGGATTTACCAGCCTGTTATGGGAAAGCCTGAATGAAGAAAATAAAGTATCTCTGTTTGTACGCTATATCAATATTGCAGATGGTACTTATGAGACAAGAATCGTAAATAAAAACAAATAG
- a CDS encoding carbohydrate ABC transporter permease encodes MNKKGKTNDRERTFLLITIPVLVLFFCFNTLPLIKGFIYSFTNFKGYGSYDFVGLRNYKDLFTDARVGRSYLFTFKYAIVCTVIVNIISLLLALGLNAKIKGKTVMRGIYFIPNILGGLVIGYIFSFFFTYILPAAGQAAGIEWLSSSILAKENTAWFGIVIVGAWQAIAMNTIIYISGLQTVPEDVYEAGAIDGATGWRRFKDLTFPLIIPFFTINMVLCMKNFLMVFDQIMALTKGGPSQSTESISYLIYQNGMSGGQFGFQSANAVLFFVVIVAISAFQMTVMGKKEEQL; translated from the coding sequence ATGAATAAGAAAGGAAAAACCAACGACAGAGAGCGCACGTTTCTCCTGATTACCATTCCGGTACTGGTACTGTTTTTCTGCTTTAATACATTGCCGCTGATCAAAGGTTTTATCTACAGTTTTACAAACTTCAAGGGATATGGAAGCTATGATTTTGTCGGACTTCGAAACTACAAAGATCTGTTTACGGATGCCCGTGTGGGAAGATCGTATCTGTTTACGTTTAAATATGCAATTGTTTGTACCGTGATCGTAAATATCATCAGTCTTCTTCTGGCACTGGGACTGAATGCGAAGATCAAGGGCAAAACCGTGATGAGAGGAATCTATTTCATCCCGAATATTCTGGGGGGACTGGTTATCGGTTATATTTTCAGTTTCTTCTTTACTTATATTCTTCCGGCAGCCGGACAGGCAGCAGGAATCGAATGGTTAAGCTCCAGTATTTTGGCAAAAGAGAACACTGCATGGTTCGGTATCGTCATTGTAGGAGCATGGCAGGCGATCGCGATGAATACGATTATCTATATTTCCGGTCTGCAGACCGTACCGGAAGATGTCTATGAAGCCGGCGCGATCGACGGGGCAACCGGTTGGAGAAGATTCAAAGATCTGACCTTCCCGCTGATCATTCCGTTCTTTACCATTAATATGGTGCTGTGTATGAAGAACTTCCTGATGGTATTTGACCAGATCATGGCATTGACCAAGGGTGGTCCGTCCCAGAGTACAGAGTCCATCTCTTACCTGATCTACCAGAACGGTATGAGTGGCGGACAGTTTGGTTTCCAGAGTGCGAACGCGGTTCTGTTCTTTGTCGTTATCGTGGCAATCTCTGCATTCCAGATGACAGTAATGGGTAAGAAGGAGGAACAGTTATAA
- a CDS encoding phosphoribosylaminoimidazolecarboxamide formyltransferase, with protein sequence MKELQLKYGCNPNQKPSRIYMNDGSELPIKVLSGKPGYINFLDAFNGWQLVSNLKQATGLPAATSFKHVSPAGAAVGLPLSETLAKIYWVDDMDWKNFSPIACAYARARGADRMSSFGDFISLSDVCDKDTAMLIKREVSDGVIAPGYTPEALEILAQKKKGNYNVIQIDPDYVPAPLEHKEVFGVTFEQGRQELAIDDELISNLVTKNKELTEEAKRDMKISLIILKYTQSNSVCFVKGGQAIGVGAGQQSRVHCTRLAGQKADNWWLRQSPQVLNLPFKEGITRAERDNAIDVYMGEEYMDVIGDGNWERSFTEKPAVFTREEKRAWLDQLTDVTLGSDAFFPFADNIERAHKSGVTYIAQPGGSVRDDLVIECCDKYNMVMAFTGIRLFHH encoded by the coding sequence ATGAAAGAATTACAGTTAAAGTATGGATGTAACCCAAATCAGAAACCTTCCAGAATCTACATGAACGACGGATCAGAGCTTCCAATCAAAGTGCTTTCCGGAAAACCTGGATATATCAACTTCCTGGATGCTTTTAACGGATGGCAGCTGGTATCCAACCTGAAACAGGCAACCGGACTTCCGGCAGCAACTTCTTTCAAACACGTATCTCCGGCAGGTGCAGCAGTAGGTCTTCCGTTAAGCGAGACACTGGCAAAAATCTACTGGGTAGACGATATGGACTGGAAAAACTTCTCTCCGATCGCCTGTGCTTATGCGAGAGCAAGAGGCGCGGACCGTATGTCTTCTTTCGGAGATTTTATTTCTCTGTCAGATGTGTGTGACAAAGATACCGCGATGCTGATCAAGAGAGAGGTATCCGATGGCGTGATCGCACCGGGATATACACCGGAAGCACTCGAGATTCTGGCACAGAAGAAAAAAGGAAATTATAACGTGATCCAGATCGATCCGGATTATGTACCGGCTCCGCTGGAACATAAAGAAGTGTTCGGTGTTACCTTCGAACAGGGCAGACAGGAACTGGCAATCGATGATGAGCTGATCTCCAATCTGGTGACCAAAAACAAAGAACTGACAGAAGAAGCCAAGAGAGATATGAAGATTTCTCTGATCATCCTCAAATATACTCAGTCCAACTCCGTATGTTTCGTAAAAGGCGGACAGGCAATCGGTGTAGGTGCAGGACAGCAGTCCCGTGTACACTGTACCCGTCTGGCAGGACAGAAAGCAGACAACTGGTGGCTGCGTCAGAGTCCGCAGGTACTGAACCTTCCATTCAAGGAGGGTATCACCCGTGCAGAACGAGATAATGCGATTGATGTATATATGGGTGAGGAATACATGGATGTCATTGGTGACGGTAACTGGGAGAGATCCTTTACCGAGAAACCGGCAGTATTTACAAGAGAAGAAAAACGTGCATGGCTGGATCAGCTGACAGATGTTACACTGGGATCCGATGCATTCTTCCCGTTTGCAGATAACATTGAGCGCGCGCACAAGAGCGGTGTTACCTACATTGCACAGCCGGGCGGATCTGTCCGCGATGATCTGGTGATCGAATGCTGTGATAAATACAACATGGTAATGGCATTTACCGGTATCCGTCTGTTCCATCACTAA
- a CDS encoding glycerol-3-phosphate acyltransferase, giving the protein MKAKVQKETGGKREMITWQEWCYIIGGYLSGSILYSYLLPKALKGIDITAESPDGNPGTANAFTCAGIPIGILVLCMELLKGYLPVHLALREVNPARWSFALILAAPVFGHACPFLQPQKGGKAIAVSFGVLLGLVPFWLPVLSLAALYLIFSLVIVIEPHFYRSVCTFVLFSVSVFCRVAMTGISVGCCLISAVVIRNHYARYRGEQMSVRLVLHR; this is encoded by the coding sequence TTGAAAGCGAAAGTACAGAAAGAAACAGGGGGAAAACGAGAGATGATCACATGGCAGGAGTGGTGTTATATCATAGGCGGGTATCTGTCCGGCAGTATCCTGTACAGCTATCTGTTGCCAAAGGCACTGAAAGGAATTGATATTACAGCGGAAAGTCCGGATGGAAACCCGGGAACGGCGAATGCTTTTACCTGTGCGGGCATACCGATCGGGATTCTGGTGCTGTGCATGGAACTGCTGAAAGGTTATCTTCCGGTGCATCTGGCGTTGCGGGAGGTGAATCCGGCACGATGGAGCTTTGCGCTGATTCTGGCAGCTCCGGTTTTCGGACATGCCTGCCCGTTTTTACAGCCACAGAAAGGTGGAAAAGCCATTGCGGTATCGTTCGGGGTACTGCTGGGGCTGGTACCGTTCTGGCTTCCGGTACTGTCTCTGGCAGCCCTGTATCTGATCTTTTCCCTGGTGATCGTGATCGAGCCGCATTTTTACCGTTCGGTTTGTACCTTTGTACTGTTTTCCGTCAGTGTTTTCTGTCGGGTGGCGATGACAGGTATCAGTGTCGGCTGCTGTCTGATCTCGGCTGTGGTGATCCGGAATCATTACGCCAGATATCGGGGAGAGCAGATGAGTGTGCGACTGGTACTTCATCGGTAA
- a CDS encoding IS256 family transposase: MARKKDSPQKAALRELMGNYLKENNVKVKDGTDVNSIMRDMMSIILEGALDQELDEELGYSKYDYRNKETDNSRNGYSQKTLHTSYGDMEIDIPRDRKGDFEPQVVKKYQNSITQDMEEKIISMYAKGMTTADIESHMRELYDLEISDSTVSRITDKILPIVKEWQERPLESVYAVVFMDAIHFHARNEGRIVKRAVYIAIGIDMEGRKDVLGMYVGQNESAKFWLSILNGLKNRGVEDILIACVDGLTGFPQAIEAVFPQTEIQQCIIHQIRNTTKFVSYKEIKPLMADLKRVYAAPTEEVALAELDSFDEKWSGKYPKIAKSWKDNWANLSTYFKYPEAVRRLIYTTNTIEGFNRQLRKVTKSKTVFPSDDSLLKMLYLAMIDITKKWTGHRQDWGQIHSQLEIFFEERLERL, encoded by the coding sequence ATGGCAAGAAAAAAGGATTCACCACAAAAAGCAGCACTTAGAGAACTCATGGGAAACTACCTGAAAGAAAACAATGTAAAAGTAAAAGATGGAACAGATGTTAATTCCATTATGCGGGATATGATGTCTATCATTTTGGAAGGTGCCCTTGATCAGGAACTGGATGAAGAACTGGGATATTCCAAGTATGATTATCGAAATAAAGAAACCGATAATTCCAGGAATGGATATTCCCAGAAAACGTTACATACCAGTTACGGAGATATGGAGATTGATATTCCAAGGGATCGAAAAGGTGACTTCGAACCACAGGTTGTAAAGAAGTATCAGAATTCGATTACGCAGGACATGGAAGAAAAGATCATTTCCATGTACGCAAAAGGAATGACTACTGCCGATATAGAAAGCCACATGCGTGAATTATACGATCTTGAGATCTCCGACAGTACTGTCAGCCGGATTACTGATAAGATCCTGCCAATAGTAAAAGAATGGCAGGAAAGGCCATTAGAAAGTGTGTATGCTGTTGTATTTATGGATGCGATCCATTTCCATGCCCGTAATGAGGGGCGGATTGTAAAACGTGCTGTTTACATTGCGATTGGGATCGATATGGAAGGACGTAAGGATGTCCTCGGGATGTATGTGGGTCAAAATGAAAGTGCCAAGTTCTGGCTCTCCATCCTGAATGGTCTGAAAAACCGGGGCGTAGAAGATATATTGATTGCGTGTGTGGATGGACTGACCGGTTTTCCACAGGCAATTGAAGCAGTATTTCCCCAGACCGAGATCCAGCAGTGCATCATCCATCAGATCAGGAACACCACGAAATTTGTTTCTTACAAAGAGATCAAACCACTTATGGCAGATCTGAAGCGTGTATATGCAGCTCCTACAGAAGAAGTTGCATTGGCAGAACTGGACAGCTTTGACGAAAAATGGAGCGGGAAATACCCTAAGATTGCAAAGTCATGGAAAGATAACTGGGCAAATCTTTCAACGTATTTTAAGTATCCGGAAGCTGTCAGACGTCTGATCTATACCACGAACACGATTGAAGGATTTAACCGCCAGCTCCGGAAAGTCACCAAATCCAAGACGGTATTTCCATCCGATGACAGTCTCTTGAAAATGCTGTATCTGGCCATGATAGATATCACCAAGAAATGGACGGGACACCGTCAGGATTGGGGACAGATCCATTCTCAGCTGGAAATTTTCTTCGAAGAAAGATTGGAAAGGTTATAA